From Paenibacillus sp. PK3_47, the proteins below share one genomic window:
- a CDS encoding universal stress protein: MLFSKILLAYDGSKASNKALERAIELAKVTPGSSLHVVHAFEFPRFFIGEALAPLPASVNKDYYDLAVQTTDEVRGRLEAEELNATVELLQGSPAEVVLEYAKQNGADVIVIGSRGLGGIREFVLGSVSHNVVQHARVPVLVIK, encoded by the coding sequence ATGTTATTCTCTAAAATTTTGCTCGCCTATGACGGTTCCAAGGCTTCCAATAAGGCATTGGAGCGTGCCATTGAACTGGCGAAGGTAACTCCGGGATCATCCCTGCACGTCGTACACGCATTCGAATTCCCCCGTTTCTTCATTGGGGAAGCCCTCGCGCCTCTGCCGGCTTCAGTAAACAAGGATTATTACGATCTGGCAGTACAGACTACGGATGAGGTTAGAGGACGGCTTGAAGCAGAAGAACTTAATGCAACTGTAGAGCTGCTTCAGGGTTCTCCTGCGGAGGTTGTTTTGGAATATGCCAAGCAGAATGGCGCAGATGTTATTGTAATCGGCAGCCGTGGACTCGGCGGAATCCGCGAATTTGTCCTGGGCAGCGTCAGCCACAATGTGGTTCAGCACGCACGTGTTCCTGTACTTGTCATAAAATAA
- a CDS encoding AraC family transcriptional regulator, which translates to MNNRQLIVQVLDLIEAKLHTPLSVKHLSKSAGYSLYHFIRLFQGVTGLTPGEYIARRKITEAALDILRYPNRSLQDISLDFGFNDYETFARAFRRLLFTTPTSIRKNKHMDLLPLLHRLNEEDLHHWVVHIEVPPQPVELGEIILQGPSAIVHNDTSVIGMAWEKLFSNVSSIPNRRLPEHYYQLGYWPKDNGDNGTTFICACGLNPASQASSIFPVHVLPPARYLKFLHRGRSQEVSATYKYIYGVLLPRTDYRLSLPYEFEYYGPEYLGPDNENSISEIYIPLTLL; encoded by the coding sequence GTGAATAACCGGCAGCTTATTGTACAGGTTCTGGATCTGATTGAAGCCAAACTCCACACACCATTATCCGTCAAGCACCTCTCCAAGAGTGCCGGTTATTCGCTGTATCATTTTATCCGGCTGTTTCAAGGGGTAACCGGACTAACACCCGGAGAGTATATCGCTAGGCGTAAGATTACTGAAGCAGCATTGGACATCCTGCGCTATCCTAATCGTTCATTGCAGGATATTTCGCTGGATTTTGGATTCAATGATTATGAAACCTTTGCCCGGGCTTTTCGAAGGTTGCTGTTCACCACCCCCACATCTATCCGCAAAAACAAACATATGGATCTCCTCCCCCTTCTTCATCGTCTTAATGAGGAGGATTTGCATCATTGGGTTGTTCACATAGAGGTACCGCCACAGCCCGTTGAACTAGGTGAGATCATCCTGCAGGGACCGTCTGCCATTGTTCATAATGATACCTCCGTTATCGGAATGGCTTGGGAAAAGCTGTTCAGCAATGTATCCTCCATCCCTAACCGCAGGCTTCCGGAACATTATTACCAGTTAGGCTATTGGCCGAAAGATAATGGGGATAACGGTACTACTTTTATTTGTGCCTGCGGGCTGAATCCGGCTTCTCAAGCCTCTTCTATTTTCCCGGTGCATGTATTGCCTCCAGCCAGGTATCTCAAGTTTCTCCATAGGGGGCGTTCCCAGGAAGTCTCCGCTACATACAAGTACATTTACGGTGTATTACTGCCCAGAACCGATTACCGGCTTTCTCTTCCTTATGAATTCGAGTATTATGGGCCAGAGTATCTGGGACCTGATAACGAGAACTCCATTAGTGAAATCTACATTCCTCTAACACTGCTGTAA
- a CDS encoding DNA topoisomerase III, with protein sequence MKTLVLAEKPSVAREIARVLGCGNKQKSYIEGPKYVVTWALGHLVGLAEPEDYNNKYASWALEDLPILPEKAKLKVLRETSGQYKAVQHLMKRQDIEELVVATDAAREGELLARWIMHMAGWKKPFRRLWISSQTDKAIKQGFAALKPGREFDRLYESARCRAEADWMIGLNVTRALTCKFGAPLSAGRVQTPTLGMIMDRENEITGFRSQEYELLAADFGDFQAGWRAQGGDGRIFDKEKTSALKDKLTGRTGRITKVQKSEKSEPHPLAYDLTELQRDANRKFGFSAKQTSSVLQRLYEQHKLVTYPRTDSRYLTADMTGTLKERLDSVAVGPYAALARPLLRKPLPITKRIVDDSKVSDHHAIIPTEQTVLLNALSAEERKLYDLIVRRFISLFYPPARYDAVSVTVNVEGETFQVKGTTVKDAGWREVYGGDMSSDEDEENSTDEPAAGSVKLPELREGAAVKIQRCMIRSGRTQPPKRYNEASLLTQMEKHGLGTPATRADIIEKLVSSDTIERQGNSLHPTGKGKQLIGLVSAQLRTPELTARWESELEKIARGQGKPEPFLQGIRSMAQELVSGVKSSSVEYKPHNVSNSHCPECGTRLLEKKTKRGKLLVCPADDCGYTRSGEKRLSNRRCPQCHKKMELKEGKAGLYVQCLGCGITETMDKDHKHINKREQQKLVQQYSKTESVGSNLGELLKAAMEAKEKGK encoded by the coding sequence ATGAAGACACTGGTGCTTGCAGAAAAGCCCTCGGTTGCGCGTGAAATTGCACGGGTGCTGGGCTGCGGAAATAAACAAAAAAGCTATATTGAAGGTCCTAAATATGTCGTGACCTGGGCTTTGGGACATTTGGTCGGTCTGGCTGAGCCGGAGGACTATAACAATAAATATGCGTCATGGGCACTTGAGGATCTGCCGATCCTGCCCGAAAAAGCCAAGCTGAAGGTGCTGCGGGAGACTAGCGGGCAGTATAAAGCAGTACAGCACCTGATGAAACGCCAAGATATTGAGGAGCTGGTGGTGGCAACGGATGCGGCACGTGAAGGGGAGCTGCTGGCACGCTGGATTATGCATATGGCCGGCTGGAAAAAGCCGTTCCGGCGCCTGTGGATCTCCTCGCAGACGGATAAGGCGATCAAACAGGGCTTTGCTGCTCTGAAGCCTGGACGTGAATTCGACCGGCTGTATGAATCGGCCCGCTGCCGTGCCGAAGCCGATTGGATGATCGGGCTGAATGTGACCCGGGCGCTGACCTGCAAGTTCGGTGCGCCGCTGTCGGCAGGCCGTGTGCAGACACCGACGCTCGGGATGATTATGGACCGGGAGAATGAAATTACCGGCTTCCGTTCCCAGGAGTATGAGCTGCTGGCGGCAGACTTTGGCGATTTCCAGGCTGGCTGGCGCGCTCAGGGCGGGGATGGACGGATTTTTGACAAGGAGAAGACCTCAGCGCTCAAAGACAAGCTTACAGGACGTACCGGACGGATTACCAAGGTACAGAAAAGCGAAAAAAGCGAGCCGCATCCCCTGGCCTACGACCTGACAGAGCTGCAGCGGGATGCCAACCGCAAATTCGGCTTCTCGGCAAAGCAGACGTCAAGTGTGCTTCAGCGCCTGTATGAGCAGCACAAGCTGGTCACGTATCCGCGTACAGACAGCCGTTATCTGACTGCAGATATGACCGGTACGCTAAAAGAACGGCTGGACAGCGTAGCTGTCGGCCCATACGCTGCCTTGGCGCGTCCGCTGCTGCGTAAGCCTCTGCCTATCACGAAACGGATCGTGGATGACAGCAAGGTAAGCGATCACCACGCGATTATTCCGACAGAGCAGACCGTACTGCTGAACGCACTCAGTGCAGAGGAACGCAAACTGTACGATCTGATTGTGCGGCGGTTTATAAGTCTGTTCTATCCGCCTGCGCGTTATGATGCCGTGTCGGTAACCGTGAATGTGGAGGGCGAAACCTTCCAGGTAAAAGGAACTACGGTAAAAGACGCCGGCTGGCGTGAAGTATACGGCGGGGATATGAGCAGCGATGAGGATGAGGAAAACAGCACAGATGAGCCGGCAGCGGGCAGTGTGAAGCTGCCAGAGCTGCGGGAAGGTGCCGCGGTGAAGATTCAGCGCTGCATGATCCGTTCCGGACGGACACAGCCGCCGAAGCGCTATAATGAAGCTTCGCTGCTTACCCAGATGGAGAAGCACGGGCTCGGTACGCCGGCAACCCGGGCGGACATCATCGAGAAGCTGGTCAGCTCCGATACGATTGAACGCCAGGGCAATTCTCTGCATCCGACCGGCAAAGGCAAGCAGCTGATCGGGCTGGTATCGGCGCAGCTCCGCACGCCGGAACTGACGGCGCGCTGGGAATCGGAGCTGGAGAAAATTGCTCGCGGGCAGGGTAAGCCCGAGCCTTTTCTGCAGGGTATCCGCAGTATGGCGCAGGAGCTCGTATCCGGTGTGAAGAGCAGCAGCGTGGAATACAAACCGCATAACGTTTCGAACAGCCACTGTCCGGAATGCGGTACAAGACTGCTGGAGAAGAAGACCAAACGCGGCAAGCTCCTGGTCTGCCCGGCAGATGACTGCGGATACACCCGTTCAGGCGAGAAACGCCTGTCCAACCGCCGCTGTCCGCAGTGCCACAAGAAAATGGAGCTGAAAGAAGGTAAAGCCGGCCTCTATGTCCAGTGCCTGGGCTGCGGAATTACAGAGACGATGGACAAAGATCATAAGCATATCAACAAACGCGAACAGCAAAAGCTGGTTCAGCAGTACAGCAAAACTGAGAGCGTAGGCTCCAATCTGGGAGAGCTGCTCAAAGCGGCTATGGAAGCGAAGGAGAAGGGCAAGTAG
- the purB gene encoding adenylosuccinate lyase: MIERYSRPEMRAIWTEENKFNAWLEVEICACEAWAELGVIPHEDAAKLRKDAKFDIDRINEIELETRHDVIAFTRAVSESLGAERKWVHYGLTSTDVVDTALGYLLRQANEILEKDIINFIEILKDKAIAYKDTPMMGRTHGVHAEPTTFGLKMALWYEEMKRNLERFRHAANGVQFGKISGAVGTYANIDPFVEEFVCKKLGTSPAPISTQTLQRDRHAEYMAALALVATSLDKFATEIRALQKSEIREVEEAFAKGQKGSSAMPHKRNPIGCENISGLSRVIRGHMVTAYENVPLWHERDISHSSVERIILPDATMLLNYMLNRFGNIVKNLTVFPENMKRNMNRTFGVPFSGRILTKLIDKGFSREQAYDTVQPRAMQAWEEQTQFRDIVEATPEITAVLSPEEIEDAFNPSWHLKHVDTIFRKLELI; this comes from the coding sequence ATGATCGAACGTTACAGCAGACCTGAAATGCGGGCCATTTGGACCGAAGAGAATAAATTCAATGCCTGGCTTGAAGTTGAAATCTGTGCCTGTGAGGCTTGGGCCGAGCTGGGAGTCATCCCGCACGAGGATGCAGCCAAGCTGCGTAAGGACGCCAAATTCGACATCGACCGGATTAACGAGATTGAACTGGAGACCCGTCATGACGTCATCGCCTTTACCCGTGCCGTGTCCGAGAGCCTGGGAGCAGAACGCAAATGGGTTCACTATGGATTAACCTCAACGGACGTTGTGGATACCGCGCTCGGCTACCTGCTCCGTCAGGCGAACGAAATTCTGGAGAAGGATATCATCAATTTCATTGAGATCCTCAAAGACAAGGCCATTGCCTACAAAGATACTCCGATGATGGGACGCACTCACGGCGTACATGCAGAGCCTACAACTTTCGGACTCAAAATGGCGCTGTGGTACGAGGAAATGAAACGTAATCTGGAGCGTTTCCGTCATGCGGCAAACGGCGTGCAATTCGGCAAAATTTCCGGGGCGGTCGGCACCTACGCCAACATCGACCCGTTCGTAGAAGAATTTGTCTGCAAAAAGCTGGGCACGAGCCCGGCGCCGATCTCGACCCAGACGCTGCAGCGTGACCGTCATGCCGAGTATATGGCTGCACTTGCACTGGTTGCAACATCACTCGACAAATTTGCCACCGAAATCCGCGCGCTGCAAAAGAGCGAAATCCGCGAGGTGGAAGAGGCTTTTGCCAAAGGCCAAAAAGGCTCTTCCGCGATGCCGCACAAACGCAATCCGATCGGCTGCGAGAACATTTCCGGCCTGTCCCGCGTCATCCGCGGCCACATGGTGACGGCTTACGAGAACGTGCCGCTCTGGCATGAACGCGATATTTCCCACTCCTCCGTGGAGCGGATTATCCTGCCGGATGCCACCATGCTGCTGAACTATATGCTGAACCGTTTCGGCAACATCGTGAAGAACCTGACCGTGTTCCCGGAGAATATGAAGCGCAACATGAACCGCACCTTTGGCGTTCCGTTCTCCGGCCGCATCCTGACAAAGCTGATCGACAAGGGCTTCAGCCGGGAGCAGGCGTACGACACCGTGCAGCCGCGTGCAATGCAGGCATGGGAAGAGCAAACCCAGTTCCGTGACATCGTTGAAGCAACACCTGAGATCACTGCCGTGCTCAGCCCGGAAGAGATCGAGGATGCGTTCAACCCTTCGTGGCATCTCAAGCATGTGGACACCATCTTCCGCAAACTGGAGCTAATCTAA
- a CDS encoding DUF1294 domain-containing protein, giving the protein MVKGVLLWFVLINIIGYVVMSEDKNKARKRKDRVPEKTLFLLAFMGGALGVLTAMYRKRHKTRHTSFRLGIPLLLLLNILLYGYFLR; this is encoded by the coding sequence ATGGTCAAGGGTGTGTTGCTGTGGTTTGTGCTGATCAATATTATCGGTTATGTAGTGATGTCCGAGGATAAGAACAAAGCCCGCAAAAGGAAGGACCGGGTGCCGGAGAAGACGCTGTTTTTGCTGGCATTTATGGGCGGGGCGCTTGGTGTTCTGACCGCTATGTACCGCAAACGGCACAAGACGCGTCATACCTCCTTCAGACTGGGAATTCCGCTGCTGCTGCTGCTTAATATTCTGCTGTATGGTTACTTTTTAAGATAG
- a CDS encoding MFS transporter, with the protein MIQEQKTDVQAAESARSRGDSRLFFLVIVFMFWFSSYIYVPVLSPYVEHLGASYVMVGAVLGVYGLMQILFRLPIGIGSDYLNRRRPFIYLGLIASGASCLLFLAGAHPGWALAARAVSGIAASAWVVYSVMFAGYFPKEEAGKAMGMLQFTTVIAQLTSMMISGYIVEHFGWNTPFIIGGIVAAAAMLLVLRLPEQKQEKHGSSIQLKDLAGVIREPLLVKVSLLSVLAHCVLFITMFGYTPNQALAIGASKESLGWLTLAFMLPHAIATLYGSRLFGRLLGDRGTLLLGFAGSALFTLLIPSMPTLGALCATQIGNGFMQGLIFPLLLGKSVSGVAPFKRATAMGFYQAVYAVGMSGGPFIAGWMSNAYGLKGGFWLGGFAALLAAGLSWIWIREAKSPGKTSRA; encoded by the coding sequence GTGATTCAGGAGCAAAAGACAGACGTTCAGGCGGCGGAAAGCGCGAGGAGCAGGGGAGACAGCCGTCTGTTTTTCCTCGTAATTGTATTTATGTTCTGGTTTTCTTCCTATATTTATGTTCCGGTGCTCTCGCCTTATGTAGAGCATCTCGGAGCTTCCTATGTAATGGTCGGTGCAGTGCTTGGCGTGTACGGGCTGATGCAGATTCTGTTCAGGCTGCCGATCGGCATCGGCTCTGATTATTTGAACCGGCGGCGGCCGTTCATTTATCTCGGGCTGATCGCGAGCGGTGCCAGCTGTCTGCTGTTCCTGGCCGGAGCCCATCCGGGCTGGGCGCTGGCCGCGCGGGCTGTATCAGGAATCGCGGCTTCCGCCTGGGTTGTGTACTCTGTGATGTTCGCAGGGTATTTTCCGAAAGAGGAAGCGGGAAAAGCGATGGGCATGCTGCAGTTCACCACTGTGATTGCCCAGTTAACCAGCATGATGATCAGCGGCTATATCGTTGAACATTTTGGCTGGAATACACCGTTTATCATCGGCGGGATTGTAGCTGCAGCGGCCATGCTGCTGGTTCTGCGGCTTCCCGAGCAAAAGCAGGAGAAACACGGAAGCTCAATCCAGCTTAAGGATCTGGCAGGCGTGATCAGGGAACCGCTGCTGGTCAAAGTGTCGCTTTTATCCGTACTGGCGCACTGCGTACTGTTCATTACAATGTTCGGATATACGCCCAATCAGGCACTGGCTATCGGAGCAAGCAAGGAAAGTCTCGGCTGGCTGACGCTGGCTTTTATGCTGCCACATGCCATCGCGACCCTCTACGGCTCACGTCTGTTCGGCAGGCTGCTGGGTGACCGGGGGACACTGCTGCTGGGTTTTGCCGGAAGCGCACTGTTCACACTGCTCATTCCTTCCATGCCGACACTTGGCGCACTATGCGCGACCCAGATCGGCAACGGCTTTATGCAGGGACTTATTTTTCCGCTGCTGCTGGGTAAATCGGTATCGGGTGTGGCTCCGTTCAAACGGGCGACGGCGATGGGATTTTATCAGGCGGTATATGCGGTCGGCATGTCCGGAGGACCTTTTATCGCGGGCTGGATGAGTAATGCTTATGGTCTGAAGGGCGGATTCTGGCTGGGCGGATTTGCGGCGCTGCTGGCTGCAGGGTTGTCCTGGATCTGGATCAGAGAAGCAAAGAGTCCGGGGAAAACAAGCAGGGCTTGA
- the purK gene encoding 5-(carboxyamino)imidazole ribonucleotide synthase: protein MRHEELKAGTQEVHADLLEQEGTGGKAGRTQEQEEAGREAGRSREQVGAGREAGRAEEQELRGTAAARTLLPGATIGVLGGGQLGRMMALAGSAMGYRFVALDPAADSPCGQVTPQITAAYNDREAARELARRADVITYEFENVDAGVAALLSEESYVPQGSRLLYTTQHRLREKAAIEAAGVPVAPYRKVGSLADLTAAAADLGLPCVLKTATGGYDGKGQAVIRGPEELEAAFRQVSPGAAVPELVLEKFVKFKCEISVIAARSASGEVKSFPPAENIHVNNILHLSIVPARVPEELQRRACQLAEQLVAGLDAVGLLAVEMFVTEDGELYVNELAPRPHNSGHYTMDACVTSQFEQHVRAICNLPLGDTSLLTPVVMVNVLGQHLEGAIQRIGRTDEEAERLGVAAKLHIYGKTESKTGRKMGHINLLCKDTGDALSWVEQTNLWRN from the coding sequence ATGAGGCATGAGGAGCTGAAGGCGGGGACGCAGGAGGTTCACGCGGACCTGCTGGAGCAAGAGGGAACGGGTGGCAAGGCTGGCCGGACACAGGAGCAAGAGGAAGCGGGTCGTGAGGCTGGCCGGTCACGGGAGCAAGTAGGAGCGGGTCGTGAGGCTGGCCGGGCAGAGGAGCAAGAATTGCGGGGAACAGCCGCGGCCCGGACGCTTCTGCCGGGTGCAACGATCGGCGTGCTCGGCGGCGGCCAGCTCGGCCGGATGATGGCGCTGGCCGGCAGCGCCATGGGGTACCGGTTTGTGGCGCTCGATCCGGCGGCCGACTCGCCCTGCGGGCAGGTAACGCCGCAGATCACCGCGGCGTACAACGACCGCGAAGCGGCGCGGGAGCTGGCGCGGCGCGCCGACGTCATCACGTACGAGTTCGAGAATGTGGACGCGGGCGTAGCCGCGCTGCTCTCGGAGGAGTCGTACGTGCCGCAGGGCAGCCGGCTGCTGTATACGACACAGCACCGGCTGCGTGAGAAGGCCGCCATCGAGGCAGCGGGCGTGCCTGTGGCGCCTTACCGCAAGGTCGGCAGCCTGGCAGATTTAACCGCAGCGGCTGCCGACCTGGGCCTGCCCTGTGTGCTGAAAACAGCCACAGGGGGGTATGACGGCAAGGGACAAGCCGTCATCCGTGGGCCGGAAGAGCTGGAAGCAGCCTTCCGGCAGGTATCACCAGGCGCTGCTGTGCCGGAGCTGGTGCTGGAGAAGTTCGTGAAGTTCAAGTGCGAAATCTCTGTTATCGCCGCACGCAGCGCCTCAGGGGAAGTCAAAAGCTTCCCGCCTGCCGAGAACATCCATGTAAACAACATCCTGCATTTATCGATTGTGCCTGCCCGTGTACCGGAAGAGCTTCAGCGGCGAGCATGCCAGCTGGCAGAACAGCTCGTAGCCGGCCTGGATGCAGTCGGGCTGCTGGCGGTAGAGATGTTCGTCACAGAAGACGGTGAACTGTATGTCAATGAGCTGGCGCCTCGCCCGCATAACTCGGGACATTACACGATGGATGCCTGTGTGACCTCGCAGTTCGAGCAGCATGTCCGGGCGATCTGCAATCTGCCGCTGGGCGATACTTCGCTTTTGACACCGGTGGTTATGGTGAACGTGCTCGGGCAGCATCTGGAAGGCGCCATTCAGCGGATTGGCAGAACGGACGAAGAAGCAGAACGGCTTGGCGTTGCCGCCAAGCTTCATATATACGGCAAGACAGAGAGCAAAACCGGCCGCAAAATGGGCCATATCAACCTGCTCTGCAAGGACACCGGAGATGCCTTGTCCTGGGTGGAGCAAACTAACCTTTGGAGGAACTGA
- the purE gene encoding 5-(carboxyamino)imidazole ribonucleotide mutase, protein MSVQVGVIMGSKSDWETMEHACAVLEELEIPYEKKVVSAHRTPDLMFSYAEEAAGRGLRVIIAGAGGAAHLPGMVAAKTPLPVIGVPVQSKALNGLDSLLSIVQMPGGIPVATVAIGRAGATNAGLLAAQMIGAFDPEVQSRVQQRRERVQREVLESSDSL, encoded by the coding sequence ATGTCTGTGCAGGTTGGGGTTATTATGGGCAGCAAGTCCGACTGGGAAACGATGGAGCATGCTTGTGCGGTGCTTGAAGAATTGGAGATTCCTTATGAGAAGAAGGTTGTCTCCGCGCACCGCACACCGGATCTGATGTTCAGCTACGCAGAGGAAGCGGCTGGCCGCGGCCTGCGTGTGATCATTGCCGGAGCAGGGGGAGCCGCGCACCTGCCGGGAATGGTGGCCGCGAAGACTCCTTTGCCGGTGATCGGCGTGCCGGTGCAGTCCAAGGCGCTGAACGGCCTGGATTCTCTGCTCTCGATCGTGCAGATGCCAGGCGGGATCCCGGTGGCAACTGTGGCCATTGGCCGCGCCGGGGCGACGAATGCGGGACTGCTGGCCGCACAGATGATCGGTGCGTTCGATCCTGAGGTGCAGAGCCGGGTGCAGCAGCGACGCGAGCGGGTGCAGCGCGAAGTGCTGGAAAGCAGCGACAGCTTATGA
- a CDS encoding phosphoribosylaminoimidazolesuccinocarboxamide synthase: protein MTSPAVSTAVELVNAPLLYKGKVRELYDLGEEVLIVVTDRISAFDYVLDPAVPEKGNVLNRLSAFWFGKTKNLIENHVVHIDVDKLGDVVRDKEALRNRVMVVRKAQRIDIECVVRGCITGGGWRQYQETGKVNGIELPEGLRKNAVLSQPIFTPAAKNDVGHDEDIPFEQMQELIGAELALELKEKSLKLFSFARAYCEEHGIILADCKFEFGLLDGRVILIDEIFTPDASRFWAKDKYALDIEIDSMDKEPVRAYLAASSWDKNSTPDPLPAEVVEETTRRYLDIYHRLTGKAL from the coding sequence ATGACATCACCTGCCGTATCAACGGCCGTAGAGCTCGTAAATGCACCGCTGCTCTACAAAGGAAAGGTCCGCGAATTGTACGATCTGGGGGAAGAGGTGCTGATCGTCGTCACGGACCGGATCTCCGCATTCGATTATGTGCTGGACCCGGCGGTGCCGGAGAAGGGCAATGTGCTGAACCGGCTCAGCGCCTTCTGGTTCGGTAAGACCAAGAACCTGATCGAGAACCATGTTGTCCATATCGACGTGGATAAGCTCGGAGACGTGGTCCGCGACAAAGAAGCGCTGAGAAACCGCGTCATGGTCGTCCGCAAAGCACAGCGGATTGATATCGAATGTGTCGTACGCGGCTGCATCACCGGCGGAGGCTGGCGGCAATATCAGGAGACCGGCAAAGTTAACGGGATTGAGCTTCCCGAAGGACTGCGGAAGAACGCAGTGCTGTCCCAGCCGATTTTTACACCTGCTGCTAAAAACGATGTCGGCCACGACGAGGATATCCCGTTCGAGCAGATGCAGGAGCTGATCGGTGCTGAACTTGCGCTGGAGCTGAAGGAGAAGAGCCTCAAGCTGTTTTCTTTTGCCAGAGCGTACTGTGAAGAACACGGTATCATCCTCGCGGATTGCAAGTTCGAGTTCGGTCTGCTGGACGGCAGGGTGATTTTGATTGACGAGATTTTTACACCGGATGCTTCCCGCTTCTGGGCTAAAGATAAATATGCACTTGATATTGAGATTGACAGCATGGATAAGGAGCCTGTCCGGGCATATCTGGCGGCTTCCTCCTGGGATAAGAACAGCACACCTGATCCGCTGCCGGCTGAAGTGGTAGAAGAAACTACCCGCCGTTATCTGGACATTTATCACCGGCTCACCGGTAAGGCCTTGTAA
- the tsaA gene encoding tRNA (N6-threonylcarbamoyladenosine(37)-N6)-methyltransferase TrmO, which translates to MSMSNSYTIHPVGVVAGNQQDLRVMIHPEFAPALKGLAEFSHCQILWWIHDFADNHFRTTTQIEPPYDAPQTGVFATRSPVRPNPIGLSVAKILSVDVISGIVEVGGLDAYPGTPVLDIKAYFPTTDRVRHVTVPSWAAGWGEWTEL; encoded by the coding sequence ATGTCTATGTCAAACAGTTATACTATTCATCCGGTAGGTGTTGTTGCCGGTAATCAGCAGGACCTGCGGGTTATGATTCATCCGGAGTTCGCTCCAGCTCTAAAAGGCCTGGCCGAATTCAGCCACTGCCAGATTTTGTGGTGGATTCATGATTTTGCAGATAACCATTTCCGTACGACCACCCAAATTGAACCGCCTTATGATGCGCCACAAACAGGTGTATTTGCAACCCGTTCTCCCGTTCGTCCCAACCCCATTGGCCTTAGTGTGGCAAAAATATTATCTGTCGACGTAATATCGGGGATTGTAGAAGTTGGCGGACTGGATGCTTATCCCGGTACACCGGTTCTTGATATCAAAGCCTATTTTCCCACAACAGACCGCGTGCGCCATGTAACTGTTCCATCATGGGCCGCAGGCTGGGGAGAATGGACAGAATTGTAA
- the purS gene encoding phosphoribosylformylglycinamidine synthase subunit PurS, producing the protein MLKATVYVTIKKSVLDPQGVAVQGALHSVGFQEVESLRIGKYMELTLDTDNRQEAEGRLKEMCEKLLANTVIEDYRYELED; encoded by the coding sequence ATGTTAAAAGCGACAGTCTATGTCACCATCAAGAAAAGCGTGCTCGATCCCCAAGGTGTAGCCGTACAAGGAGCTCTTCATTCCGTTGGTTTCCAGGAAGTTGAAAGTCTGCGCATCGGTAAATACATGGAGCTGACACTGGATACGGATAACCGCCAGGAGGCGGAAGGACGTCTGAAGGAAATGTGCGAAAAGCTGCTGGCCAATACGGTGATCGAGGATTACCGCTACGAATTGGAGGACTAA
- a CDS encoding acyl-ACP thioesterase domain-containing protein: MDMHSNLLWIEEFKVHASDTDYRSKGKLSFLLDIMQRAADSAVSSLGLDIEKMLEARMGWMVTTLSLDVHRLPQPNELLTVRTWSKGNKGALWQRDYRIFDRSGAEIASARSIWALVDIDKRKILRPSALPVAVEPYLEDSVGSLPDKVKIPDDAPMAEAYRYQVKYSGLDNNGHLNNARYVDLCCDALTLEEWEESELSGLQITYAQEAKYGDEITIYRSSRTDTGVYVRGQDGDKVFFEACLTFADPE, from the coding sequence ATGGACATGCACAGTAATCTTTTGTGGATAGAGGAATTTAAGGTTCATGCCAGCGACACCGATTATCGTTCCAAAGGGAAGCTGTCATTCCTGCTCGATATTATGCAGCGAGCCGCTGACTCGGCGGTAAGCAGTCTTGGACTGGATATAGAAAAGATGCTGGAAGCAAGAATGGGCTGGATGGTCACTACGCTCAGCCTCGACGTTCACCGTCTGCCGCAGCCGAATGAGCTGCTCACCGTCCGCACATGGAGTAAAGGAAACAAAGGTGCACTCTGGCAGCGTGATTACAGAATCTTTGACAGGAGCGGAGCCGAGATTGCCTCGGCACGGTCGATTTGGGCCCTTGTGGATATCGATAAACGCAAAATATTGCGTCCCTCTGCCCTGCCGGTGGCCGTAGAGCCTTATCTCGAAGACTCTGTAGGCAGCCTGCCGGACAAAGTAAAGATACCTGATGATGCTCCAATGGCCGAAGCCTACCGTTACCAGGTGAAGTACAGCGGGTTAGACAACAACGGCCATCTTAATAACGCGCGTTATGTTGATCTCTGCTGTGATGCGCTGACACTGGAGGAGTGGGAGGAATCCGAACTTTCCGGTCTGCAGATTACTTATGCACAGGAAGCCAAGTATGGGGATGAAATCACGATTTACCGTTCTTCACGAACGGATACCGGGGTTTATGTACGGGGGCAGGATGGGGATAAAGTATTTTTTGAGGCTTGTCTTACGTTTGCAGATCCCGAATGA